From the genome of Schaalia dentiphila ATCC 17982, one region includes:
- a CDS encoding lysophospholipid acyltransferase family protein yields the protein MSAVSGFYTFAKGVLTPIMTPWIKFTVTGEENLPTEGGFLLVPNHLSNVDPLCLCWYFMKRDTAVRFLAKKSMFSVPVFGWIIKGMGLIPVNRDSNPSAVLAPTREALKAGEVVGIFPEGTLTRDPDQWPMEFKSGAARLALDTGVPVIPVSQWGPQDIMAPYNAKGIDMRPGRLIAYHFGEPVDLSDLMSPAGSEDHEAVNEATKRISDAVRAGVGKLRGLPVPEQVWDPATQAGPWWEEQLAKKAKKAKKARKKG from the coding sequence ATGAGTGCTGTCTCCGGCTTTTACACCTTCGCCAAGGGCGTCCTGACGCCCATCATGACGCCCTGGATCAAGTTCACCGTGACGGGTGAAGAGAACCTCCCCACCGAGGGCGGTTTCCTCCTGGTGCCCAACCACCTGTCCAACGTGGACCCGCTGTGCCTGTGCTGGTACTTCATGAAGCGCGACACCGCCGTGCGCTTCCTGGCGAAGAAGTCGATGTTCTCCGTGCCGGTGTTCGGCTGGATCATCAAGGGCATGGGGCTGATCCCAGTCAACCGCGACTCCAACCCCTCGGCCGTCCTGGCACCCACCCGCGAGGCGCTGAAAGCCGGCGAGGTCGTCGGCATCTTCCCGGAGGGCACTCTCACGCGTGACCCCGACCAGTGGCCGATGGAATTCAAGTCGGGTGCCGCCCGCCTGGCCCTTGACACGGGTGTGCCCGTCATTCCCGTCTCGCAGTGGGGACCGCAGGACATCATGGCCCCCTACAACGCCAAGGGCATCGACATGCGCCCGGGCCGACTCATCGCCTACCACTTCGGCGAGCCCGTCGACCTGTCAGACCTCATGAGCCCCGCAGGCTCGGAGGATCACGAGGCCGTCAATGAGGCGACCAAGCGCATTAGCGACGCCGTTCGCGCGGGCGTGGGCAAGCTGCGTGGACTGCCCGTCCCCGAGCAGGTGTGGGACCCCGCCACGCAGGCCGGCCCCTGGTGGGAAGAACAGCTCGCGAAGAAGGCCAAGAAAGCGAAGAAGGCCCGCAAGAAGGGCTAA
- a CDS encoding D-alanine--D-alanine ligase family protein, whose amino-acid sequence MTAISRPRVLIVFGGRSSEHEISCSTAAGILTAIDRTKWDVIPLGITRDGQWVRVADDPSALEFKDGKGQSVTAGSTRVALTPGEGNLVELTYEGDPDSPDSRVIGVEDLGHVDIVFPLLHGPYGEDGTIQGLFEMAGVRYVGCGVTSSAVSMDKHLTKTVLAAAGIDVGQWELVTARQWDADSTACMDRIERLGFPVFVKPCRAGSSVGISRVTCREDLPVAIKEAANHDPRIIVEASISGREVECGVLGSRSDWRSGTAPLGEIVVPEGEFYDYEHKYVDDVVGLSCPADVAPEYADRIRETAWRAFDALECEGLARVDFFLDEASDTVIINEVNTMPGFTPISMYPQMWAAAGLSYPDLLTELLTEAAQRPLGLR is encoded by the coding sequence ATGACTGCAATTTCTCGTCCTCGCGTCCTCATCGTCTTCGGTGGACGCTCCTCCGAGCATGAGATCTCGTGCTCGACGGCCGCCGGCATCCTGACCGCTATCGACCGCACCAAGTGGGATGTGATCCCGCTGGGCATTACGCGCGACGGCCAGTGGGTGCGCGTCGCCGATGACCCGTCGGCGCTGGAATTCAAGGACGGGAAGGGCCAGTCCGTCACCGCCGGATCGACCCGCGTCGCCCTGACCCCGGGCGAGGGCAACCTCGTCGAGCTCACCTACGAGGGCGACCCGGACTCACCGGACTCACGGGTCATTGGCGTGGAGGACCTGGGCCACGTGGACATCGTGTTCCCGCTCCTGCACGGCCCCTACGGCGAGGACGGCACCATCCAGGGCCTCTTCGAGATGGCCGGCGTGCGCTACGTGGGCTGCGGCGTGACCTCCTCCGCCGTCTCCATGGACAAGCACCTCACCAAGACCGTCCTGGCAGCCGCCGGCATCGACGTGGGCCAGTGGGAGCTGGTGACCGCGCGCCAGTGGGACGCCGACTCCACCGCATGCATGGACCGCATCGAGCGCTTGGGCTTCCCCGTCTTCGTCAAGCCCTGCCGCGCCGGTTCCTCGGTTGGCATCTCGCGCGTCACCTGCCGCGAGGACCTGCCCGTGGCCATCAAGGAGGCCGCGAACCACGACCCGCGCATCATCGTCGAGGCCTCTATTTCCGGCCGCGAGGTCGAGTGCGGAGTCCTCGGCTCGCGCTCCGACTGGCGCAGCGGTACCGCGCCCCTGGGCGAGATCGTCGTCCCCGAGGGCGAGTTCTACGACTACGAGCACAAGTACGTGGACGACGTGGTCGGCCTGTCCTGCCCGGCCGACGTCGCTCCCGAATACGCCGATCGCATTCGCGAGACCGCGTGGCGTGCCTTCGACGCCCTCGAGTGCGAGGGCCTGGCGCGCGTCGACTTCTTCCTCGACGAGGCCAGCGACACCGTCATCATCAATGAGGTGAACACGATGCCCGGTTTCACGCCTATCTCGATGTACCCGCAGATGTGGGCCGCCGCAGGCCTGTCCTACCCGGACCTGCTGACCGAACTGCTGACCGAGGCCGCGCAGCGCCCGCTCGGCTTGCGCTGA
- the leuD gene encoding 3-isopropylmalate dehydratase small subunit, producing MEKFITHTGIGVPLRRSNVDTDQIIPAVYLKRVTRTGFEDALFAAWRNDPEFVLNQDAYKNGSVLIAGLDFGTGSSREHAVWALKDYGFRVVLAPKFADIFRGNSGKQGLVTGIISQEDCESLWKLLEAEPGTEVTVSLEDKTWRAGAISGTFQIDDYVRWTLMEGLDDIALTLRHEDEIAAYEAARPSFKPRTLPAKFLPKEEVVSARD from the coding sequence ATGGAAAAGTTCATCACCCACACTGGCATCGGCGTCCCGCTGCGCCGCTCCAACGTCGACACCGACCAGATCATCCCCGCCGTCTACCTCAAGCGCGTGACCCGCACGGGCTTCGAGGACGCACTCTTCGCCGCCTGGCGCAACGACCCGGAGTTCGTCCTCAACCAGGACGCCTACAAGAACGGCTCCGTCCTGATCGCGGGTCTCGACTTCGGCACCGGCTCCTCGCGTGAGCACGCCGTGTGGGCGCTCAAGGACTACGGCTTCCGCGTCGTCCTGGCCCCCAAATTCGCTGACATTTTCCGCGGAAACTCTGGCAAGCAGGGCCTGGTTACCGGCATCATCTCCCAGGAGGACTGCGAGTCCCTGTGGAAGCTCCTCGAGGCTGAGCCCGGCACCGAGGTGACCGTTTCCCTGGAGGACAAGACCTGGCGAGCCGGTGCGATCTCGGGCACCTTCCAGATCGACGACTACGTGCGCTGGACCCTCATGGAGGGCCTGGACGACATTGCCCTGACCCTGCGCCACGAGGACGAGATCGCGGCTTACGAGGCCGCGCGCCCCTCCTTCAAGCCGCGCACGCTGCCCGCGAAATTCTTGCCCAAGGAAGAAGTTGTGTCCGCTCGCGACTGA
- a CDS encoding IclR family transcriptional regulator, with translation MEEQTSSGVGVLDKAALVLSALEAGPATLAQLVSSTGLARPTAHRLAVALEYHRMVARDMQGRFILGPRLQELSSAAGEDRLLQASMPVLQALRDHTKESSQLFRRQGDYRVCVAASEREMGLRDSIPVGATLSMSAGSAAQVLLAWEEPDRLHRGLYGASFNATMLSEVRRRGWAQSVGEREPGVASVSAPVRGPSGRVLAALSISGPIERMGRQPGRQHGPSVMAAANRLTEFLSTVEDAADL, from the coding sequence ATGGAAGAGCAAACATCCAGTGGCGTTGGCGTTCTCGATAAGGCTGCGTTGGTTCTCAGCGCTCTCGAGGCGGGACCCGCCACCCTCGCCCAACTCGTTTCCAGCACGGGGCTTGCTCGCCCCACCGCCCATCGACTGGCCGTCGCTCTCGAATATCACCGCATGGTCGCCCGCGACATGCAGGGACGTTTTATCCTCGGCCCCCGCCTCCAGGAACTCTCCTCCGCCGCCGGCGAAGACCGCCTCCTCCAGGCCTCCATGCCGGTCCTTCAGGCTCTGCGCGACCACACGAAGGAATCCTCCCAGCTCTTCCGCCGCCAGGGAGACTACCGCGTGTGCGTGGCCGCCTCCGAACGCGAAATGGGTCTGCGCGACTCGATCCCCGTGGGCGCCACGCTCTCCATGAGCGCCGGCTCCGCCGCCCAGGTCCTGCTGGCCTGGGAGGAGCCCGACCGCCTGCACCGCGGCCTGTACGGCGCCTCCTTCAACGCCACCATGCTCTCCGAGGTGCGCCGCCGTGGCTGGGCCCAGTCCGTGGGCGAGCGCGAACCCGGCGTCGCCTCCGTGTCCGCCCCCGTGCGCGGCCCCTCCGGCCGCGTCCTGGCCGCCCTGTCCATCTCCGGCCCCATCGAGCGCATGGGTCGCCAGCCCGGACGCCAGCACGGCCCCTCCGTCATGGCGGCGGCCAACAGGCTCACGGAATTCCTCTCCACCGTCGAGGACGCCGCGGACCTGTAA
- a CDS encoding NAD(P)H-dependent glycerol-3-phosphate dehydrogenase yields the protein MSMTTAAVLGTGAWGTTFAQVLADAGVSVTMWGRNADTISFINGGENPTYLPGIELSGRINATTDIAEAVAGRELVVVAVPVKAVRATLSAAREAFAPDVALLSLAKGLELGSLKRVDEIIAEASGVPSSRIAVLSGPNLSREIAERQPTATVVAATDVELAKEIAKACHNSYFRPYASTDVVGTEMAGATKNVIAVAIGAAEGMGLGTNTRSTLITRGLAEMTRLGTALGADPATFAGLSGIGDLVATCSSRLSRNFSLGHRLGSGMGLAEALALSPGVVEGVASASPILQVAASVGVDMPITGAVVEVVEGRASIEDMGRMLLARPQKMDGWKIELV from the coding sequence ATGAGTATGACAACAGCAGCGGTCCTGGGAACGGGCGCGTGGGGAACGACGTTCGCGCAGGTCCTCGCCGACGCGGGCGTGAGCGTGACGATGTGGGGGCGCAACGCTGACACGATCTCGTTCATCAACGGGGGAGAGAACCCGACGTACCTGCCGGGGATTGAGCTCTCGGGGCGCATCAACGCAACCACCGATATCGCCGAGGCCGTCGCCGGTCGCGAGCTCGTCGTCGTCGCCGTGCCCGTCAAGGCCGTGCGCGCCACCCTGAGCGCCGCGCGCGAGGCCTTCGCCCCCGACGTCGCCCTGCTGTCCCTGGCCAAGGGCCTCGAGCTCGGCTCGCTCAAACGCGTCGACGAGATCATCGCCGAGGCCTCGGGCGTGCCGAGTAGTCGCATCGCCGTCCTGTCCGGCCCGAACCTCTCACGCGAGATCGCGGAACGCCAGCCCACGGCCACGGTCGTGGCTGCAACCGACGTGGAGCTGGCCAAGGAGATCGCGAAGGCCTGCCACAACTCCTACTTCCGCCCCTACGCGTCCACCGACGTCGTGGGCACGGAGATGGCGGGTGCCACCAAGAACGTCATCGCGGTCGCCATCGGCGCCGCCGAGGGTATGGGCCTGGGCACCAACACGCGCTCGACCCTCATCACCCGCGGCCTGGCGGAAATGACGCGCCTGGGCACCGCGCTCGGCGCCGACCCCGCGACTTTCGCAGGTCTGTCCGGCATCGGCGACCTCGTCGCCACCTGCTCCTCGCGCCTGTCGCGCAACTTCTCCCTCGGCCACCGCCTCGGCTCCGGCATGGGGCTGGCCGAGGCCCTGGCCCTCTCCCCGGGTGTCGTCGAGGGCGTTGCGTCGGCCTCGCCGATCCTCCAGGTCGCGGCCTCCGTCGGCGTGGATATGCCGATTACAGGCGCCGTCGTCGAGGTCGTCGAGGGACGCGCCAGCATCGAGGACATGGGGCGCATGCTGCTCGCACGCCCGCAGAAGATGGACGGCTGGAAGATCGAGCTGGTCTAA
- the murA gene encoding UDP-N-acetylglucosamine 1-carboxyvinyltransferase translates to MSSILQVEGGHPLRGEITVRGAKNFVPKAMVASLLADTPSELYNVPLIRDTDVVSDLLSLHGVQIDFDQDRGTLRMDPSNVKIASRSDIDTLAGASRIPILFCGPLLHQLGEAFIPELGGCAIGGRPIDFHLETLRKFGAIVDKQPDGVHIKRPSSGLRGAIIELPFPSVGATEQTLLTAVRNEGITTLKGAAIEPEILDLINVLQKMGAIISVDTDRTIRIEGVAKLNGYRHTALPDRIEAASWGAAALATHGDIYVRGAHQPDMTTFLNTFRKVGGAFDIDADGIRFYHPGEPLHSIALETAVHPGFMTDWQQPLVVALTQAEGLSIVHETVYENRFGFTEALRKMGANIQVYRECLGGTPCRFGQKNYYHSAVISGPTPLHSADIEVPDLRGGFSHLIAALAASGTSTVSGIDVISRGYEHFTRKLHRLDARVRYLDA, encoded by the coding sequence ATGTCATCGATTCTTCAGGTTGAGGGCGGCCATCCGCTGCGCGGTGAAATCACGGTGCGCGGCGCGAAAAACTTCGTCCCCAAGGCGATGGTTGCGTCGCTGCTCGCCGACACCCCCTCTGAGCTCTACAACGTGCCGCTCATCCGTGACACCGACGTTGTCTCGGACCTGCTGAGTCTGCACGGCGTCCAGATTGACTTCGATCAGGATCGCGGCACGCTGCGCATGGATCCCTCGAACGTCAAGATTGCCTCGCGCTCTGACATCGATACCCTCGCGGGTGCCTCGCGAATTCCGATCCTGTTCTGTGGCCCGCTGCTGCACCAGCTGGGCGAGGCTTTCATTCCCGAGCTGGGCGGCTGCGCGATCGGTGGCCGTCCCATCGACTTCCACCTGGAGACGCTGCGAAAGTTCGGCGCGATCGTCGACAAGCAGCCCGACGGCGTGCACATCAAGCGTCCCTCCTCCGGCCTGCGCGGCGCGATCATCGAGCTGCCTTTCCCGTCCGTGGGCGCGACCGAGCAGACGCTGCTCACGGCCGTGCGCAACGAGGGCATCACGACCCTGAAGGGCGCGGCCATCGAGCCGGAGATCCTCGACCTCATTAACGTCCTGCAGAAGATGGGCGCGATCATCTCGGTGGACACGGATCGTACGATCCGCATTGAGGGCGTCGCCAAGCTGAACGGCTACCGCCACACGGCTCTGCCGGACCGCATCGAGGCCGCCTCGTGGGGCGCGGCCGCCCTGGCCACCCACGGCGACATCTACGTGCGCGGCGCTCACCAGCCCGATATGACGACGTTCCTCAACACCTTCCGCAAGGTGGGCGGCGCCTTCGACATCGACGCTGACGGCATCCGCTTCTACCACCCGGGCGAGCCGCTGCACTCGATCGCCTTGGAGACTGCCGTGCACCCGGGCTTCATGACGGACTGGCAGCAGCCCCTCGTCGTGGCCCTCACCCAGGCTGAGGGCCTGTCGATCGTGCACGAGACCGTGTACGAGAACCGTTTCGGCTTCACCGAGGCGCTGCGCAAAATGGGCGCGAACATCCAGGTCTACCGCGAATGCCTGGGTGGGACGCCCTGCCGCTTTGGCCAGAAGAACTACTACCACTCGGCCGTCATCTCGGGCCCGACCCCGCTGCACAGCGCGGATATCGAGGTTCCGGACCTGCGCGGCGGCTTCTCCCACCTGATCGCGGCCCTGGCCGCGTCGGGCACGTCCACCGTGTCGGGTATTGACGTCATTTCGCGCGGCTACGAGCACTTCACGCGCAAGCTCCACCGGCTGGACGCGCGCGTGCGTTACCTGGACGCCTGA
- a CDS encoding diacylglycerol/lipid kinase family protein, which yields MAASGARRSILLLVSSMSAGGRSVRLGPRIVRILRGGGWEVAVRLTTPGDDPAAIAGEVASGSFVAALGGDGYLGAVARGCHESDAIFVPMPGGRGNDLCRALRIGTDPLVRARSLAPLGFSSNEAGADSSDWLASRIRPLDGMWVRSRDGVRLALGIVSIGLDARANILANESSFTSGPLAYGYGAFAALASHEPTEIVATVDGVERNMSGWIASASNSGRFGGGITLVESSDMSDGVLEVCHVGPLSLSRALPVLARVVAGRAKAHPAIEVESARVVSFAAPAGMIAMADGDRIASIPFTVDVAPGVVSVLV from the coding sequence ATGGCCGCATCGGGTGCGCGCCGTAGCATTTTGCTGCTCGTCTCGTCGATGTCGGCGGGCGGGCGCAGCGTGCGCCTGGGGCCGCGCATCGTGCGCATCCTGCGCGGCGGCGGCTGGGAGGTCGCGGTTCGCCTGACGACGCCCGGCGACGACCCTGCGGCGATCGCCGGCGAGGTTGCCTCTGGCTCCTTTGTCGCGGCTCTGGGCGGTGACGGGTACCTGGGCGCGGTGGCGCGCGGCTGCCATGAGTCCGACGCGATCTTCGTTCCCATGCCGGGCGGTCGCGGCAACGACCTGTGTCGCGCGCTGAGGATCGGCACGGACCCGCTGGTGCGCGCACGTTCCCTCGCTCCGCTGGGTTTTTCTTCCAACGAGGCCGGGGCCGACTCCTCGGACTGGCTGGCCTCCCGGATACGTCCCCTGGACGGCATGTGGGTGCGCTCGCGCGACGGCGTGCGCCTCGCTCTCGGCATCGTCTCGATCGGCCTGGACGCGCGAGCGAATATTCTCGCGAACGAATCCTCTTTCACCTCGGGTCCGCTGGCCTACGGGTACGGGGCCTTCGCGGCCCTGGCCTCGCACGAACCCACCGAGATTGTGGCGACCGTGGACGGGGTCGAGCGCAACATGAGCGGCTGGATCGCGTCGGCGTCCAACTCCGGACGTTTCGGCGGCGGCATCACCCTGGTGGAATCCTCGGACATGAGCGACGGCGTCCTTGAGGTGTGCCACGTCGGCCCCCTGTCGCTGTCTCGCGCCCTGCCCGTGCTCGCCCGCGTCGTCGCCGGCCGCGCGAAGGCACACCCGGCTATCGAGGTGGAAAGCGCCCGCGTCGTCTCCTTCGCCGCCCCCGCAGGTATGATCGCCATGGCGGACGGTGACCGCATCGCCTCGATCCCCTTCACCGTCGATGTCGCCCCCGGGGTTGTGTCCGTCCTGGTGTGA
- the leuC gene encoding 3-isopropylmalate dehydratase large subunit — protein MSGTMAEKVWRDHIVSKGENGAPDLLYIDLHLVHEVTSPQAFEGLRLAGRQVRRPDLTIATEDHNTPTVNIDQPIADITSRTQIDTLRKNAEEFGIRLHSLGDADQGIVHVVGPQLGLTQPGMTIVCGDSHTSTHGAFGALAFGIGTSQVEHVLATQTLPMAPFKTMAITVNGSLPEGSTAKDIILAVIAKIGTGGGQGYVLEYRGQAIRELSMEGRMTICNMSIEAGARAGMIAPDQTTFDYIKGRPHAPEGEDWDRAVEYWSSLASDEDAVFDAEVILEAADIEPFVTWGTNPGQGVPLSGTVPAPEDFTDETARAAAERALEYMDLKAGTPMRDITVNTVFIGSCTNGRIEDLRAAAGIFKGRRKAEGVRVMVVPGSARVRLQAEAEGLDKIFTEFGAEWRNAGCSMCLGMNPDTMNAGDRSASTSNRNFEGRQGKGSRTHLVSPLVAAATAVRGTLSSPADL, from the coding sequence ATGAGCGGAACCATGGCAGAAAAGGTGTGGCGAGACCACATCGTGTCCAAGGGGGAGAACGGCGCCCCCGACCTGCTCTACATCGACCTCCACCTCGTGCACGAAGTGACGAGCCCCCAGGCATTCGAGGGCCTGCGCCTCGCCGGACGCCAGGTGCGTCGCCCCGATCTGACGATCGCCACCGAGGACCACAACACCCCCACGGTCAACATCGACCAGCCGATCGCGGACATCACGAGCCGCACCCAGATCGACACCCTGCGCAAGAATGCCGAGGAGTTCGGCATTCGCCTGCATTCCCTCGGTGATGCCGACCAGGGCATCGTTCACGTCGTCGGCCCTCAGCTGGGCCTCACCCAGCCCGGCATGACTATCGTGTGCGGCGACTCCCATACCTCGACGCACGGCGCGTTCGGCGCGCTGGCCTTCGGTATCGGCACCAGCCAGGTCGAGCACGTGCTCGCCACCCAGACGCTGCCGATGGCCCCCTTCAAGACCATGGCGATCACGGTCAACGGCTCCCTGCCCGAGGGGTCGACGGCCAAGGACATCATCCTCGCCGTCATCGCCAAGATCGGCACCGGCGGCGGCCAGGGCTACGTCCTGGAGTACCGTGGCCAGGCAATCCGCGAGCTCTCCATGGAGGGCCGCATGACCATCTGCAACATGTCGATCGAGGCGGGCGCCCGCGCCGGTATGATTGCCCCCGATCAGACGACCTTCGACTACATCAAGGGCCGCCCCCACGCCCCCGAGGGCGAGGACTGGGACCGCGCCGTCGAATACTGGTCCTCCCTCGCCTCCGACGAGGACGCCGTCTTCGATGCCGAGGTCATCCTCGAGGCCGCCGACATCGAGCCCTTCGTCACCTGGGGCACCAATCCCGGCCAGGGCGTGCCGCTGTCGGGAACCGTCCCCGCCCCCGAGGACTTCACCGATGAAACTGCCCGCGCGGCCGCCGAGCGCGCCCTGGAGTACATGGACCTCAAGGCCGGCACCCCGATGCGCGACATCACCGTGAACACCGTGTTCATCGGCAGCTGCACTAACGGCCGCATCGAAGACCTGCGCGCCGCCGCCGGCATCTTCAAGGGCCGCCGCAAGGCCGAGGGCGTGCGCGTCATGGTCGTGCCCGGCTCCGCACGCGTGCGCCTCCAGGCCGAGGCCGAGGGCCTCGACAAGATCTTCACCGAGTTCGGCGCCGAATGGCGCAACGCCGGTTGCTCCATGTGCCTGGGCATGAACCCCGACACGATGAACGCGGGAGACCGTTCGGCCTCCACCTCCAACCGCAACTTCGAAGGCCGCCAGGGCAAGGGCAGCCGCACGCACCTGGTGTCCCCGCTCGTCGCGGCCGCCACGGCCGTGCGCGGCACCCTCTCCTCCCCGGCCGACCTCTGA
- a CDS encoding AMIN-like domain-containing (lipo)protein yields MSHRRALAASAATCLLLLGACAPGAPTDAPQSAETSPSASHSPTASATASATPETTPTSEPGLDATKPINADNWMSSVEGLPPVRSDDPAKALALTGIRAARHEGFARVVLEFSGEGTPGVWRAAWTEEAVEQGRGLPIQVEGEAVLDLVIDGTPMTASESSYPSGTHTRAGDLDVVSDGTFEDNTHVVIGAPTARQFQIGFLSDPVRMVIDIRD; encoded by the coding sequence GTGTCTCACCGTCGCGCCCTCGCCGCGAGCGCGGCCACCTGTCTGCTCCTGTTGGGTGCGTGCGCGCCCGGAGCCCCAACGGACGCGCCTCAGTCAGCCGAGACCTCGCCGAGCGCCTCTCACTCCCCCACGGCGTCTGCAACCGCGAGCGCGACGCCGGAGACCACGCCGACGTCCGAGCCAGGTCTGGACGCAACCAAGCCGATCAACGCCGATAACTGGATGTCGAGCGTGGAAGGGTTGCCTCCGGTGCGCTCGGATGACCCGGCGAAGGCTTTGGCGCTGACGGGGATACGCGCGGCGAGGCACGAGGGTTTCGCGCGGGTCGTGCTGGAGTTTTCGGGCGAGGGCACGCCGGGGGTGTGGCGTGCGGCGTGGACGGAGGAGGCCGTGGAGCAGGGCCGAGGCCTGCCCATCCAGGTCGAGGGCGAGGCTGTCTTGGATCTGGTCATTGACGGCACGCCGATGACGGCGAGCGAAAGCTCTTACCCGAGTGGCACGCACACGCGCGCTGGCGACCTGGACGTCGTCTCGGACGGAACTTTCGAGGACAACACGCACGTCGTCATCGGGGCGCCGACCGCGCGCCAATTCCAGATCGGATTCTTATCCGACCCGGTGCGCATGGTCATCGATATCCGCGATTAG